A genomic window from Deinococcus ruber includes:
- a CDS encoding UvrD-helicase domain-containing protein — translation MRFLTYHDLDISRVKKQFAKVRDAIERDDFRSPDVKKLAQGQYYRARLDDTNRLLLQFVRHRQETVCLALEVIHQHAYEKSRFLRGAAVDEAKLPDFEVQQAQQEAAPLRYLHPTRGEFHLLDKVISFDDTQDTVYRTAPPIILAGSAGSGKTALTLQKLRELPGKVLYVTLSPYLAQSAGELYRAYGFENEAQDVAFLSFREYLDTIRRPAGREVRFEEFRNWVARQPGLNFTDAHQLFEEFRGVLSSRPQGPLRREAYLGLGIRQSIYEQGQREQVYALFQKYLSWMQTSKLLDFSLLASSYLSEVTPSFEFVVVDEVQDLTAAQLALILKALTVPGQFLLCGDSNQIVHPNFFSWASVKTLLYLDPDLAERQSISVLRANFRNASQVTRVANTLLKVKHARFGSVDRESNFLVQAVASDPGSVTYLPDDARVKKHLDEQTRGSTEYAVLVLRDEDKAEARRAFGTPLVFSVQEAKGLEYPNIILYNVISGQRQMYAQIAEGVSPADLNVDELRYSRARDKADKSLEIYKFYVNALYVAVTRAVSRVILVEADTRHPLLELLGIELGNEAEQLRVKQASRDDWEREARKLELQGKREQAGDIRRRILQQKPVPWEVWTPQVLRRMEEETRARPGDPKVARGLIDFALLNRQDRLLETLRDLKVKPASSYLRNSDKDRRLQRQGVLDKYRRPFESANLKSLLGECDRYGVDYRTPANLTPLMLAAEIGNLPLIDALLERGADITQTDLFGRTPYLLALNRALEDPQFAAQSFGPLDERLRPSALDVLVSERLIRLSPEGAEFYFLSVLLATLPHFHSQLLDPPTAPEELRKRQNGFFADVLLRNLDAMPERVLKEARRRRTYVNHVLARAEVESTYLPARRLWKRSSKGFYQLNPEMQLKVKLTSGIEGEWTSVLLLTDPVARAWLSETGE, via the coding sequence ATGCGGTTTCTGACGTACCATGACCTCGACATCAGCCGAGTGAAAAAACAGTTCGCCAAAGTCCGAGATGCCATTGAACGCGACGATTTTCGCAGCCCGGACGTCAAGAAACTCGCGCAGGGCCAGTACTACCGGGCGCGGCTGGACGACACCAACCGTCTGCTACTGCAGTTCGTGCGCCATCGGCAGGAAACCGTGTGTCTGGCGCTGGAAGTGATTCACCAGCATGCCTACGAGAAATCGCGCTTCCTGCGGGGGGCAGCGGTCGATGAGGCGAAGCTGCCCGACTTTGAAGTACAGCAGGCTCAGCAGGAGGCCGCGCCACTGCGCTACCTGCATCCCACACGCGGCGAATTTCATCTGCTCGACAAGGTGATCTCGTTCGATGACACGCAGGACACGGTGTACCGCACGGCCCCGCCGATCATCCTGGCGGGGTCGGCGGGCAGCGGCAAGACCGCCTTGACGCTCCAAAAGCTGCGCGAGCTGCCGGGGAAGGTGCTGTATGTGACGCTGTCACCGTATCTGGCGCAGAGTGCGGGTGAACTGTACCGGGCGTACGGCTTCGAGAACGAGGCGCAGGACGTGGCGTTCCTGTCGTTTCGCGAGTACCTCGACACCATCCGCCGGCCAGCGGGCCGAGAAGTGCGCTTTGAAGAGTTCCGCAACTGGGTCGCTCGTCAACCGGGGCTGAACTTCACTGACGCCCATCAGCTGTTCGAGGAGTTCCGAGGTGTGCTCAGCAGTCGGCCCCAGGGGCCACTGAGGCGTGAAGCGTATCTGGGACTGGGTATCCGCCAGTCGATCTATGAGCAGGGGCAACGCGAGCAGGTGTACGCGCTCTTCCAGAAGTACCTGAGCTGGATGCAGACCTCGAAGCTGCTGGATTTCAGCCTATTGGCGTCCAGCTACCTCAGCGAGGTCACACCCAGCTTTGAGTTTGTGGTGGTGGACGAGGTGCAGGATCTGACGGCGGCACAACTGGCGCTGATCTTGAAAGCCCTCACGGTGCCGGGGCAGTTCCTGCTGTGCGGCGACAGCAACCAGATCGTGCATCCGAACTTCTTCTCGTGGGCATCGGTCAAGACGTTGCTGTATCTCGATCCCGACCTGGCGGAGCGCCAGAGCATCAGCGTGCTGCGGGCCAACTTCCGGAACGCCTCGCAGGTCACACGGGTCGCGAATACGCTGCTGAAGGTCAAGCATGCCCGCTTTGGCAGTGTCGACCGGGAGAGCAACTTCCTGGTGCAGGCTGTGGCCAGCGATCCCGGGAGTGTGACGTACTTGCCGGACGATGCGCGCGTGAAGAAGCACCTCGACGAGCAGACGCGCGGGAGCACCGAATACGCGGTGCTGGTGTTGCGCGACGAGGATAAGGCCGAAGCGAGGCGGGCCTTCGGAACCCCCTTGGTCTTCAGCGTGCAGGAGGCCAAAGGGCTGGAGTATCCGAACATCATCCTGTACAACGTCATCAGTGGGCAGCGTCAGATGTACGCGCAGATCGCTGAGGGTGTGTCGCCCGCCGACCTGAACGTGGATGAGCTGCGCTACAGCCGCGCCCGCGACAAGGCCGACAAGAGCCTGGAGATCTACAAGTTCTACGTGAACGCACTGTACGTCGCCGTGACCCGCGCGGTGAGTCGGGTGATCCTGGTGGAGGCCGACACCCGTCATCCGCTGCTGGAACTGCTGGGGATCGAACTGGGTAACGAGGCCGAGCAGCTCAGGGTCAAGCAGGCCAGCCGCGACGACTGGGAGCGCGAGGCCCGCAAGCTGGAGCTGCAGGGCAAGCGCGAGCAGGCGGGCGACATTCGCCGGCGCATTCTGCAACAGAAACCCGTGCCCTGGGAGGTGTGGACCCCGCAGGTGCTGCGCCGGATGGAGGAGGAAACCCGGGCCAGACCGGGAGATCCCAAAGTGGCGCGGGGGCTGATCGATTTCGCGTTGCTCAACCGCCAGGATCGGCTGCTGGAAACGCTACGGGATCTGAAGGTCAAACCGGCGTCGTCGTATCTGCGGAACAGCGACAAGGATCGTCGATTGCAGCGGCAGGGTGTGCTGGACAAATACCGGAGGCCCTTCGAGAGCGCCAATCTGAAGAGCTTACTGGGGGAGTGCGACCGGTACGGCGTGGACTACCGAACGCCGGCCAACCTGACACCGCTGATGCTGGCGGCCGAGATCGGCAACCTGCCGCTGATCGACGCGCTGCTGGAACGGGGCGCGGATATTACCCAGACGGATCTGTTCGGACGCACGCCGTACCTGCTGGCGCTCAACCGGGCGCTGGAGGATCCCCAGTTTGCTGCCCAGTCGTTTGGACCCCTTGATGAGCGGCTGCGTCCCTCCGCGCTGGACGTGCTGGTATCGGAGCGCCTCATTCGACTGTCCCCTGAGGGGGCGGAATTCTACTTTCTGAGCGTGCTGCTGGCGACGCTGCCGCACTTTCATTCGCAGCTGCTCGACCCACCCACCGCGCCCGAAGAGTTGCGAAAGCGTCAGAATGGGTTTTTCGCCGATGTGCTGCTGCGCAATCTGGATGCCATGCCAGAACGGGTACTCAAGGAAGCGCGGCGCAGACGGACGTATGTCAATCATGTGCTGGCCCGCGCTGAGGTCGAGAGCACGTACCTGCCGGCCCGTCGTCTGTGGAAGCGCAGCAGCAAGGGGTTTTATCAGCTCAACCCCGAGATGCAACTCAAGGTGAAGTTGACGTCAGGGATAGAAGGAGAGTGGACCAGCGTACTGCTGCTCACTGATCCGGTGGCACGCGCCTGGCTTAGCGAAACGGGAGAGTAA
- a CDS encoding nuclease-related domain-containing protein has product MIAKDYTAAAATDRLQRAGDDAEKQMAFYLKRAFGDDPAVHVFHSLRLEDGQDAAQIDHLVLHRSGAIIIESKSVTSAVSINERDEWTRQWNGRWTGMPSPVLQAKRQADFLRKQLNAHREDLLGKAMFGLVQKGFRAFVIDVVVAISDQGVIQYRGQLPEVRKADQVVDRVRELMREQAGLSHPMSKDPRSKDWGITLKPEELVRTTAYLRNAHRDKQLNSGGANTASVAPRSGEPAAAQGQSVVPSAVRDVYTAVGPVTAPKATPSRVTSSASTFTCSKCASERLEVAYGQYGYYFKCLACDGNTRIDLKCQTCGGKLRTRKSQRLFFAECKTCDTSKLYFTNPS; this is encoded by the coding sequence ATGATTGCCAAAGACTACACCGCCGCAGCCGCCACGGATCGCCTTCAGCGAGCCGGCGATGACGCTGAGAAGCAGATGGCCTTCTATCTCAAGCGGGCCTTCGGAGACGATCCAGCGGTCCATGTGTTTCATAGCTTGCGGCTCGAAGACGGACAGGACGCTGCCCAGATCGATCACCTGGTCCTGCACCGCAGCGGAGCGATCATCATCGAGAGCAAAAGCGTCACCTCTGCTGTCAGCATCAATGAGCGCGACGAATGGACGCGGCAGTGGAACGGGCGCTGGACCGGCATGCCCTCCCCGGTCTTGCAGGCCAAACGGCAGGCCGACTTCCTCCGTAAACAGCTGAATGCACACCGTGAGGACCTACTGGGCAAAGCCATGTTTGGGTTGGTGCAGAAGGGCTTTCGCGCGTTTGTCATTGATGTGGTGGTCGCCATCAGCGACCAAGGCGTGATTCAGTACCGAGGGCAGTTGCCGGAGGTTCGCAAGGCGGATCAAGTGGTGGACCGGGTGCGTGAGTTGATGCGGGAGCAGGCTGGACTGTCCCATCCGATGAGCAAAGACCCGCGCTCGAAAGACTGGGGCATCACCCTTAAGCCAGAAGAACTGGTGCGCACAACGGCATATCTACGAAATGCTCACCGCGACAAACAGCTGAACAGCGGGGGAGCGAACACGGCCAGTGTTGCGCCGCGCTCGGGCGAACCGGCTGCCGCTCAGGGTCAGTCTGTCGTCCCTTCAGCTGTACGTGACGTATACACCGCAGTGGGGCCAGTGACCGCGCCAAAGGCGACCCCATCCCGAGTGACCTCTTCAGCATCTACCTTCACCTGCTCAAAGTGCGCCAGCGAACGGCTGGAGGTGGCGTATGGTCAATACGGCTATTACTTCAAGTGCCTCGCCTGTGACGGCAACACCCGGATCGACCTGAAATGTCAGACGTGTGGCGGCAAGCTGCGAACCCGCAAGAGTCAGCGTCTGTTCTTTGCCGAATGCAAGACCTGCGATACATCTAAGCTCTACTTCACCAATCCCAGCTGA